From Penicillium psychrofluorescens genome assembly, chromosome: 1, one genomic window encodes:
- a CDS encoding uncharacterized protein (ID:PFLUO_002152-T1.cds;~source:funannotate) encodes MRGCLQLARWLSAAPNPAANLLRLPNGLSVFNRHSARVFTSSASWNAARSAVRTPDIDLEQRISAIPIERYRNFCIVAHVDHGKSTLSDRLLELTGTIQPGMNKQVLDKLDVERERGITVKAQTCTMIYNHKGEDYLLHLVDTPGHVDFRAEVSRSYASCGGALLLVDASQGIQAQTVANFYLAFAQGLELIPVINKVDLPSADPERALQQMKSSFELETDNALLVSAKTGLNVQSLLPTVVDKIPAPVGDCEKPLRMLLVDSWYDSYKGVILLVRVFDGEVRAGQQLVSFATGIKYYVGEVGIMYPTETAQTVLRAGQVGYIYFNPGMKRSKEAKVGDTYTRVGSEKVVEPLPGFEEPKSMVFVAVYPVNADLFEHLEDSVNHLCLNDRSITVQKESSEALGAGFRMGFLGTLHCSVFEDRLRQEHGASIIITPPSVSVNVVWKDGTEEIITNPAKFPDDDSVRLKVAEIQEPYVRATLTFPEEYLGKAIELCEANRGEQVSLEYFTATQVILKYELPLAHLVDDFFGKLKGSTKGYATLDYEESAWRAGNIVKLQLLVNKEPVDAVSRIMHMSQVNRQGRQWVTKFKEHVDRQLFEIVIQAAVGKKIIARETIKPYRKDVLAKLHASDVSRRRKLLEKQKEGRKRLRAVGNVVIEHKAFQKFLSK; translated from the exons ATGCGAGGATGTCTGCAGTTAGCCCGATGGCTGAGCGCAGCGCCGAATCCAGCCGCGAATTTGCTGAGGCTGCCAAATGGCCTCTCGGTCTTTAATCGCCATTCGGCCCGGGTTTTCACCAGCTCGGCCTCTTGGAATGCCGCGCGATCCGCAGTACGAACCCCAGACATAGATCTCGAGCAGCGCATTTCTGCAATTCCAATTGAGCGCTATCGCAATTTCTGCATCGTCGCGCATGTCGATCATGGCAAGAGCACCCTCTCCGACCGGTTACTCGAACTCACGGGGACCATCCAGCCCGGCATGAACAAACAAGTCTTGGATAAACTCGATGTCGAGCGAGAACGAGGAATCACCGTCAAGGCGCAGACGTGTACGATGATCTACAACCACAAGGGCGAGGACTATCTATTGCATTTGGTGGATACGCCCGGTCATGTAGACTTTCGCGCTGAGGTCTCGCGAAGCTATGCCAGTTGTGGCGGAGCCTTGCTGTTGGTTGACGCCAGCCAGGGTATCCAGGCGCAAACGGTCGCGAATTTCTATTTGGCCTTCGCGCAGGGCCTCGAGTTAATCCCCGTGATCAACAAGGTGGACTTGCCGTCGGCCGATCCAGAGCGGGCTCTGCAGCAGATGAAGAGCTCTTTTGAGCTTGAGACTGACAATGCGCTTTTAGTCTCGGCTAAGACTGGGTTGAATGTGCAATCTTTGCTGCCCACTGTTGTGGACAAAATTCCAGC ACCAGTTGGTGATTGCGAAAAACCGCTCCGCATGCTTCTTGTTGACTCCTGGTACGACTCGTACAAAGGCGTGATCCTCCTGGTGCGCGTGTTCGATGGCGAGGTCCGTGccggccagcagcttgtATCATTTGCAACGGGCATCAAATACTATGTTGGCGAAGTGGGGATCATGTATCCCACTGAGACAGCACAAACTGTTTTGCGCGCGGGTCAGGTCGGATATATTTATTTCAATCCGGGCATGAAGCGAAGCAAGGAAGCCAAGGTCGGTGATACATACACTCGGGTTGGCTCAGAAAAGGTCGTAGAGCCTTTGCCCGGATTCGAGGAGCCTAAGTCGATGGTGTTCGTGGCCGTATATCCCGTGAATGCGGACCTTTTTGAGCATCTGGAAGACAGCGTTAATCACCTTTGTCTGAACGACCGGAGCATTACGGTGCAAAAGGAATCATCGGAAGCTTTGGGAGCCGGGTTCCGGATGGGGTTCTTGGGTACCCTTCACTGTTCGGTCTTCGAAGATCGGCTGCGCCAGGAGCATGGCGCCAGTATTATAATCACACCTCCTTCAGTCTCGGTCAATGTGGTGTGGAAAGATGGCACCGAGGAGATCATCACGAACCCGGCAAAGTTTCCCGACGACGATAGCGTTCGTCTCAAAGtcgccgagatccaggaacCCTACGTCCGCGCCACCTTGACCTTCCCAGAAGAATACCTGGGCAAGGCGATTGAGCTATGCGAGGCAAATCGGGGCGAGCAAGTCAGCCTCGAATACTTCACAGCGACTCAGGTCATCCTCAAATATGAGCTGCCTCTCGCGCATCTGGTGGACGACTTTTTCGGGAAATTGAAAGGGTCGACCAAGGGCTATGCCACTTTGGACTACGAGGAGTCCGCCTGGCGAGCAGGAAATATCGTCAAgctccagctgctggtcaacaagGAGCCTGTGGATGCCGTCTCGCGGATCATGCACATGAGCCAGGTCAACCGCCAGGGAAGGCAGTGGGTGACCAAGTTCAAGGAACATGTCGATCGACAACTGTTTGAGATTGTCATTCAGGCTGCTGTCGGCAAGAAAATTATCGCACGCGAGACTATCAAGCCATACCGCAAAGACGTGTTGGCCAAGTTGCATGCCAGTGATGTTAGTCGTCGACGGAAGCTCCTGGAGAAACAGAAGGAGGGCCGCAAGAGGCTGAGGGCCGTTGGCAATGTGGTGATTGAGCATAAAGCGTTCCAAAAGTTCCTTTCCAAGTGA
- a CDS encoding uncharacterized protein (ID:PFLUO_002151-T1.cds;~source:funannotate) yields the protein MLVSADDQVKAYVKKIMSQLNKWMVGGKISKLVVVITSKETGDNVERWQFDVDIFSKSSKGSSSRKSADKENTSPGDADPQASEAPIEKTEKEIQEEIQAIFRQITASVTFLPVLDGDCTFNVLVYADADSEVPVEWGDSDAKEIKNAEKVQLRSFSTNNHRVGTLVSYRLAD from the exons ATGCTCG TGTCCGCGGACGACCAAGTGAAAGCCTACGTCAAGAAGATCATGTCGCAATTGAACAAGTGGATGGTTGGCGGGAAAATCTCTAAGCTGGTGGTCGTTATCACGAGCAAGGAGACCGGAGATAATGTGGAACGGTGGCAGTTTGAC GTCGATATATTCAGCAAGTCGTCCAAGGGCAGCAGTTCACGGAAGTCAGCCGACAAGGAGAATACCTCGCCCGG AGACGCTGACCCGCAAGCCTCCGAGGCCCCGATCGAAAAGACCGAGAAGGAAAtccaggaagaaatccaagccATCTTCCGCCAGATCACAGCGTCGGTCACTTTTCTCCCCGTTTTGGATGGAGACTGTACGTTCAACGTGCTGGTATACGCAGACGCAGATTCCGAAGTGCCCGTGGAATGGGGAGACAGCGACGCCAAAGAGATCAAGAACGCCGAGAAAGTTCAACTTCGCAGCTTCAGCACCAACAACCACCGCGTGGGCACTCTGGTCAGCTACCGGCTGGCTGATTGA